Within the Telopea speciosissima isolate NSW1024214 ecotype Mountain lineage chromosome 4, Tspe_v1, whole genome shotgun sequence genome, the region CAAATATGAATTTGTTTTCAGGTAAACCATAATCTGATCGCTTGTGTCGGCAAACTGGATCCAACACATCTTGATTTTTCTGATGACAACTCAAAGTGATAAGCACTTCTGTCACCATACATACTAAACAAGATCATTAGAAGCAAACAATAAATTCAAAGGATCAGATACTCACTTGCTTATAATCATTTACGAAGTAACAATGAGGGAGATGGACAAGCTTCTCAGAGTAAATGTGTGAAAAACAAGTAGGCGAAACAAACTGCAGAGGAAAGCATATAATATGCTCGGGAAAATCACCAACCAGGGAGcagtgaagaaagaaaagaaaaagaagaataaaatataTCCCTACCTCATCTGTGACCAAGTAATCTATGTAAGTTGCTCCAGTGGTTCCAGGGAAACCCATGTATGAAACTTGAATGGGTGCGGGCTGCATGGCAAAAATTTCATTCCTCGCCCCCTGCAGAATGAGTGAGATGGGTCATAAACTCAGATGAGACCAAGCTCTAACAAAATAAATGGTGGAAACAATGATGTATTCAAATCATGCAAAATTAAGTACAAAGTAATTAACATTTGGTCAAAGTTGGTTGGGAACCCCAGTAAATGTCCATCTGAGCTACAAGGCAACAATAATCCAAcagaataaaacataaaaagcaacaaaaagaaccaaaatcaagaaagctagaatgagatacctttgtATAACCGTTCAGGTTAACTAGGATATGTATTTTATCCTCATTAATCAATCTGGCAATCATATCAGATGACATGGCAGACACATCAACAAAGTGCTCCGCTTCAGATTGGATACGCTGCCTCCATTCAGTGCCATCATTCTGACTCAATGCATAACAGAATACCTGCAGACTCAAAATATGGATTCAGCAACCTAATGGAATGAAACAATAGAGATTCTAAAGAAAATATACCAGACTAAAAAATTGCATATGACAAGGAGCCCACAATTCCGAACCTCAACATTCTCTCTATTGTGCATCCCAAACACTGAGCCCATAAGATGTGACAGTGGGTGGTTACCAAAATCACTGCTCACATAACTATAAAGACCAGACCAAGTTCCCGTCAGACGTGATAgcatttaaacaaaaaaaaaaaaaaaggttcagaCCAAAATTATATGGGTACCCGAACTTACCCAACTCTTAGGCGTCCATTTCTACCCTCAGTCATTATAGGCATTGGAGGGGGATACGGGAAGGGAGATAGACTATAACGAGAAGCAATGAGAGAGCAGTGTGCCGCATATTTACGACTACATGATGAAGCAAATCCATCAGTAAAAAGCTTCAAAGGAACAACTATTGGCATCATATTGCACAAAGAAGAAATCTTGCCTAATCTCCAATGCAAGCATCGGATCAATGGGATATGCAATTGCATGAAATGGCTGAACGCTGGGAAGAACTGACATCTGGAAGAAAAAACCCAAGTTTCAGAATAGAGATCCTGCTGAACAGGAACCAGtgataaaaaacaagaaacaccAACAATAAAGGTTCCTCCAGTCCAAAACTGGACAAAGGATGAAACAAAGTAAAGACTATCAACCTTAATCTGTCTTCTAATAATCCCTTCGATTTCAATGAACTTGTTGTCTCGATCCTCCCAATTGCAGACACACTAAAAAACAAGCATCAAATAACATCAGTTGCTGCTAAATGAATTTGATTTAAACTATGTTCTGATTTTGTGCCAAATGGAACATACCAAATCTAAGATCACAAATATCTACATGGAGAAGGTAGAAGGTTCCCAGTTTTGCAGTATGAATGAAGGCACAATACatcagaaaaggaaaatcaacAATGTTAATCCTACAAGTTTAAGTTGCTTATACTATATCATCGTTTGTACGGATTTCATATCAATTAGATTTAACTACTAACAATGCTTCAGTATAACCAACCCTAAAAAATTGTTGCATGGAACAGAAGTGGaacagaagaaaacaaaaggaaacaagaGAAGCGggtaaaatgaaagaaagattgaGAGGGCATCGAGATTTCAATATAGTTTGAGAAAAATTATGCACATAGCATTCCAATTATACCTGTAAGGTGTGAAGAAGGTTACAAGTTGCTTCAGGAAAGTCGGAGCGAAGAAGCAATGCTTGCTTGTAGCTCTTTATAGCCAACTCCACATGTCCACTGTAAACCATCAAAATACAAGCATAAGAAAGAACTGAAGTATTTGTATGAAAATGCTTCAATTAGATAGTCTCAACTTTATTTAAGACAAACAGTTAAAGATACCTGTCCTTATAAGCTGAAGCTAGATTTGCATGGGCTTCAGACATAGTCGGACGAATGGTAACAGCTCGCATATAGTCCTGAATTGCTTCACTAACCCTACCAATCTCCTTGTATGTGTTACCCCTATTGACAAGCCCATCCACTGCCAGAGGATCTATGCGAAGAACTTCATTGTAGCAAGAGATAGCATCCAGGTAATTTCCCTGTGGTTGAAAATTAATTAGGCATTTTTTAATACAGAACAGTTCAAGATCCTGGGCacaggcaaaaaaaaaatttactgaaAAAGGAGATTAACAAATACTTTTTCAGGGCAGGAGAAGAAATCTAAATTAGGAATTTGACTAGGAATTGAAAGCGAACAAggcagttttttatttttttattttgaagaaaTATAGTTCCATGCCAATATCCGTTTGCAGACAGTCTATTCTTACGGAGTTATTATCAAAGTCAAAATACCTGTTGCTTATATATTATTGCCAAATTACTAAAAGGAGCAGACAATCCTGTGGTTACAGCCAATGTTGCCTTATAACATGAAGCCGCAGCATTCATCATATTCCTACATGCACAAAAAGCTTCTtccatgtaaaaaaaaaactcagaaaatTGCTTTATATTAAAGAATAAGATGAATGTTAAAGTTAATCATTGAAGATCATAAAGGCATGCAGAGAGAATATACAATTCCATATATATGTTTCCAAGGTTTGTAAGAGCCTGTGGGTGTTTCGGTTGGAGGGAGAGGCATGCCTACACGTGGAAAACAAATAAGAGGATGATTAGGGTTAGAAGTAATAAGAACCATAATACAAAATGGTCAGAAATTATAAGAAATTAAgaaccaaaattcaaaattaccaaaaattttaaaaatgggAATGATTATACTGTTTAACAGTATAGCACAAGGGTTTATGTAATGTCCTTATGGTTTGGGTTTTGTTGTAATTATGTATTTCTGTACTTAATTGTAATTCACTTTTATTAAGCTGGTACATGTATCTAGTAGGCTCACAGTAggctattcttcttcttcctctttgctTTTGTAGGTACTGATTTCCTGGTTCTTATATTGTCACGTGGTATCAGATCCAGTCTAATCAGTCCCTACTACTTTATTCTCTGTTTTAAAAGTCCTCAAGGGTTTTCCCTTTGAGGTTTGCAGCAAATAATGCTGACATATTTATTCTACAGAACCCTAGTTGGTAACGACATGaagaaaaactagggtttccttcatgAATGTTGCTGATTTGTTTAAATCTATATCAAAATTATCAAGCACATGAAGCATATTACTTGCAGCAGTGATTCCTTGGAGTTATCCTCTACATGGTATTGATTTCTGTAGTTTTCTGTTGTCCCAATAAACCTAGCAGCAGCCCTTTTTTTAGGGCTTTTTGGACAGATCGATATTCCCTATAACAGGGAATCTGTCCATCAAATTTCTATCAGTTTTTAGGGCAGTCAAGGACCATCTATTAGGTTCCTTCGACCAAGGTTTGGTGCCCATCAGACACCCTGATCTGCGATTGATTGAAATCTTCCCAAATCTGGGTTTgtgatttcaaaatttgataatTTGACTGCTGGTTCTTATCCTGCTGTTAGACCGTTATGATATTGAAGGGGTTTTTGTATACTATTGACCATCTATATCTGACCAGAATTGGAGCCCCATCATAAGGGAAGACTTTCACTTCTATTGGATTGCTATTTCTGGCCAGTATTGGGTTTTTTATTGGTGGTATAGCTGCTGATCATTCTTCTCTATATATTCATCTACTATTGAGCTACTCTGTTTGACCTATATAATTGTGGTTTTATTGGTAATATTATTGCTGGTTATCTCTTCATACATAAAATGGGTGATTCAAAACTTCCAATGGACTATGTAAACATCCAAATTACATCTATCAAGCTTAGTGGTGCCTCCAATTATTTATGTTGGGCACAAACAGTAGAATTATACATCAATGCGAAGCATAAGGACAATTACACAAAAACCCGTGTGTTATGCTATTTAACATATACAACGAATGAAACAAGGAATTGACACTTACACGATAGCAATTGCATGCTTCATCAACTCTTCCAGCATCTTTCAGCGCATTACCCTTCAGCATTAAGAAGTCCCACCATATCTTGTTGTTAGTAAAAAATGCTTCTCAAACTGAACACAGATTACTAGCTACATTATCCtccagaaaaaggaaaagggaagaCTCACCAAATTGTTATATGCCTCCAAAAATCCTGAATCAAAAGCAAGTGCTTGCTTGTAATGAAGAATTGCCAAATCAAGCTGACCTTGCTCATAATACAAACTGGCCAGATTCCCTGCACCAACAATGTCCCGATATaacattattattcaaatgaatCATTATAAGGAGAATTGTTCAAAGAACCAGTTTATGAAGCTTTATTCTCCATAAAAACATGCTTCTTTTGGGTCAAGATAACCCAGGCGAAAGTCATGCACCTGTTCAGACTCTATAAGCAAATCATTCACCATAATAGACAGCTGCAGAAGGGTAAAGCCCCCCACAGCCACACTTGAACTTACCAGTCTGGCTAGCTGCAGGcacccaagaatgcattttggatCTTCGTGCATAGGTCTTGCCATTCTAGTCAAGTTATATCCAGGAAGATTTATAAGCATCTATTTCCATCCAGAGTCCCAAATGAGGCCCCTCTGACTGGCTTTAGATTAGAGCTCTGTCTTTACATCCAACACTAGAGGGGAATAAAAAGTGCCATACTAATACTTTGGATTCACCTACAACCTGACTTGAACAGATCTGAACCATGTATGCCCCCAGCACTGTGTAGGTGGATATACATCAGACCATTCTACGCCTATATTGAGACAGTTCAGACGTCCCCTAAGATGACCATAACTTTATAATGCTACAGTGACAGTCCAAAGAGCACAAAGTATATATACTGAAACCTGCTCAAAACTGGAACAGAGCAATTTAAGCCAAACTGAAGGAGTCTCAAGAAACAAGCATAAAGTCTGATGGCAACGGCTAAGGGCATATTTGGGTAGGCCCTGCTTTTGGATAGAAGCAGAAGCCAGATAAAAGAGGATTTCTTCCACAATTAATATGGCGTAAAGAGAATTCACAAGAATTTCATCAAGAAATCATTCAAGGACCATTTCCTTTATTCTTTTAATGGATTGTTAACATATCAAGTTcacatttaaaaataataataataataaactaagcaatggccaaaaaaaatgaatgaaaatgatGCAATGCTTACCATAAGCCATCGCATAGTCTGGCCGTGCCTGAAGAGCCCGCTGATAACACACTGTAGCCTCTTGAGGCATTCCCAAAGCCTGGAAAAGGCAAAAGATATAACTTGTTTTTCTCCAGATACCAGTCCTGGCATTTTACTGCTACCCGACCTTATTGGCACAATAGATGAAGTCATGAAGCTAAACTTACCTTATAAACATTTCCTAGGTTCAAGTAGGCATCAGCAAATGTTGGCTTCAGCCTAACAGCTTCCTGCAAGAATGCAATCAATCAATGAAGATATCTAATAAGGAATAAAAGAGAGCCCAGAATGCATTAAAAAATATAACTCAAGTTAATGGCAATGTGGGGTGTACACATTCATCACATACCTAAGCACCAGCTAGAAGAAATTAAGAGCATGAAATTGGGTATGtcagaaatcaaatcaaagatctgaTTCATATCTACTTAAACAGGTTCAAATTCTCAAAATCAGATCCACCTTTGAATTCAGGTCAGGTCTGGGTTGAGCAGCCCTGACATTAACTTGGTTAGGAACTTCAGTACGTTTAGATAGCTAAGTCATGGAAAACATCACATAGTAGAGTCCTTGCACTGAATGCAAAGCAATCTAACCCATATTTATGATCGATAGTAGAGTCATGGAATACATCACATGGTAGAGTCCTTGCACTGAATGCAAAGCAATCTGACCCATATTTATGATCGATTTGGATCTTATAATGGATACAGATCCTCAATACCAGTTCCAAGAAGGATTCAGACAGGATCTTGATCAGCCGATGAACTTTTTATGGGAGTATTTGAATTCAGATCAACAAGAATCTGATCCACATCCAACCAtagaaatgaaaacaaaatgTGCATTTTCACTGCCACATTTAAAACATAATTACTATATTAGTGATCCAAGTTCAACacaaaagcaaaagaaacatGACATAAATGGCAGGAATATGCACCTTATAATATTGAACGGCTCTGTTAAGATCACCAGCCTCCATGAAGAGACCAGCAAGGTTTGACCATGCAATAGCAAAATTTGGTTGTATGCGCAGAGCTTCAAGATAGCAGTTGTACGCCTGCATAATACGTATGCTCTAAAACTGTTAAGGAGACTACCACAAAACCAATTAATCCAACAAATCTGTCACataccaccccccccccccccaaaagttAAATGATCCAACACCTCGCAATTTTGTTTTATTCCCTATCTTGTGCTTTCCTACTAATCATTTACCAACTAATGGAAAATGAATTAATTTTAAAGCACAGCATGTGAGGGCCACCACTTACACCTATGGATACAAAGGAACGCAAACTACGGAGGTGAAGAACCTTCTagatgcaggtgcactaccttggaacGATCCAAATCCGTTTGGGAACCCAGATGGAGATAAACCGGGTCCtgtttgagtttttggatctagtaggatttaaGGAATctatgttatttgggggaaaataatgtctttttcactttattttattttgttagctTTGTAGGACATTTGGTTTCCCAAATcttcttagtttccttatttgaattagtttcctagttagagagttaAGTCTTATCTTTAGGCGtcttttatttatctttataTATGACGCAACTCCCCGTCGTTGGAGATAGATTGAATATAATTGAACAGTTGATTtgtggtttgagtagcctgCGAGCTGTGTGTGAgttttcttccccctcccccctccccaacccTTCTTGTGCGATTTCTTCCCTCCCTGCAACGAATTCTTCTCAGATTTTCCTCCATGGCCCTCCACGAATTTGGAatcagagccgaaggatccaTCTCATTCCCTTCTCtatcaatctctct harbors:
- the LOC122658508 gene encoding probable UDP-N-acetylglucosamine--peptide N-acetylglucosaminyltransferase SEC: MMISLQNDPRSHQLQYQQQQQLQLLGTTGISGVSFDADRDGSFALQSDCSSNVKPLLTLTESHEVDEDMLLTLAHQKYKTGNYKQALGHSNAVYERNPRRTDNLLLLGAVHYQLHDFDMCIAKNEEALRIDPHFAECFGNMANAWKEKGNIDLAIRYYLIAIELRPNFCDAWSNLASAYMRKGRLNEAAQCCRQALVLNPSLVDAHSNLGNLMKAQGLVQEAYNCYLEALRIQPNFAIAWSNLAGLFMEAGDLNRAVQYYKEAVRLKPTFADAYLNLGNVYKALGMPQEATVCYQRALQARPDYAMAYGNLASLYYEQGQLDLAILHYKQALAFDSGFLEAYNNLGNALKDAGRVDEACNCYRACLSLQPKHPQALTNLGNIYMELNMMNAAASCYKATLAVTTGLSAPFSNLAIIYKQQGNYLDAISCYNEVLRIDPLAVDGLVNRGNTYKEIGRVSEAIQDYMRAVTIRPTMSEAHANLASAYKDSGHVELAIKSYKQALLLRSDFPEATCNLLHTLQCVCNWEDRDNKFIEIEGIIRRQIKMSVLPSVQPFHAIAYPIDPMLALEISRKYAAHCSLIASRYSLSPFPYPPPMPIMTEGRNGRLRVGYVSSDFGNHPLSHLMGSVFGMHNRENVEVFCYALSQNDGTEWRQRIQSEAEHFVDVSAMSSDMIARLINEDKIHILVNLNGYTKGARNEIFAMQPAPIQVSYMGFPGTTGATYIDYLVTDEFVSPTCFSHIYSEKLVHLPHCYFVNDYKQKNQDVLDPVCRHKRSDYGLPENKFIFACFNQLYKMDPEVFNTWCNILKRVPNSALWLLRFPAAGEMRVRAYAAAQGVRQDQIIFTDVAMKNEHIRRSALADLFLDTPLCNAHTTGTDVLWAGLPMITLPLEKMATRVAGSLCLATGVGEEMIVSSMKEYEDKAVLFAENQPKLQSLTNKLKAARLTCPLFDTGRWVRNLERAYFKMWNLYCSSRHPQPFKVTENDAEFPYDS